One genomic window of Nicotiana sylvestris chromosome 10, ASM39365v2, whole genome shotgun sequence includes the following:
- the LOC138879785 gene encoding uncharacterized protein, whose amino-acid sequence MCISGVLDHGDPSGSHHQQANIHHETSRQYDFENEILEAPNLTQLPIDDVFTRDLADAQSHEDDSDYDNNADESGDDTPFHDEGDDEEEVNVKPELTREHVPPPPARPRVYESHAPFHERNIPYLDNLPSMPNVDALTRDDDEFRSAMWDESRPAILTKGMYFPDKARLIRAVKIYSIRECHEMTVSESATEKYKVVCRRDFMGCH is encoded by the exons atgtgtatttctggagtattggaccacggtgatccatccgggagtcatcaccaacaagcaaatatccatcatgaaacgtcaagacagtacgactt tgaaaacgagattCTTGAAGCTCCTaacctcacacagttgcccatagacgacgtatttactcgtgatttggcagatgcgcagagtcatgaagatgatagtgattatgacaacaatgcggatgagtctggggatgacacacccttccatgatgagggtgatgatgaggaggaagtgaatgttaaacctgagctgacgagggagcatgttcctccacctcccgctagaccaagagtgtacgagtcccacgcgccatttcatgagcggaatattccctaccttgataatttgccaagcatgccgaatgtggatgccctcacaagggatgatgatgaatttcggtcagcgatgtgggatgagtctagaccagctattctgacaaagggcatgtatttccctgATAAAGCTCGCTtaattagggctgtaaaaatctacagtataagaGAGTGCCATGAGATGACAGTAAGTGAGTCAGCTACGGAGAAATACAAGGTtgtatgccgtagagactttatgggttgtcactag
- the LOC138879786 gene encoding serine/threonine-protein phosphatase 7 long form homolog: MDFPPPAHPGPAEDQLLVLQSDHRSSFVWEGQLSMQPLRLRRPDDLWEFIGEHPFHVRVVARLQATGFYTIFELGRMQLDWSLITALVERWRPETHTFHLPTGEATITLEDVQVLYGLRVDGRAVALPQYIRSMTRAQFLDMMMHFTSYRPQGDDGGSRVALSAIRDHMAFLHPDITGEMEDLHIERYTRLALLLLFGCVLFPNTSGSKVSMRFLHHLQELDGLPQYSWGVVVLAYLYRSMCRASMGPAVDICGFLPLLQVADGPMAYSSDPASCGVDDAAHPHIKRRLDDDDPNSNDKTTP; the protein is encoded by the exons atggactttccTCCGCCTGCGCATCCCGGACCTGCCGAGGATCAGCTACTAGTGTTGCAGAGCGACCATAGGTCCTCATTTGTATGGGAGGGACAGCTATCGATGCAGCCTCTCCGCCTCAGGAGACCTGACGATTTGTGGGAGTTCATCGGGGAGCATCCTTTCCATGTCCGTGTAGTCGCACGTCTACAGGCTACGGGCTTCTATACGATTTTTGAGCTTGGACGGATGcagcttgattggtctctcatcacggccttggtagagcggtggcgaccggagacgcacacttttcacttgcccactggagaggccaccatcacgctggaggatgttcaggttttgtacgGGCTGCGCGTAGATGGACGGGCCGTAGCACTGCCCCAGTACATTAGATCCATGACGCGTGCACAATTTTTGGATATGATGATGCATTTTACTAGTTATAGACCTCAGGGTGACGATGGGGGCAGTCGCGTTGCTTTGTCAGCCATCAGAGATCATATGGCGTTTTTACACCCAGACATTACCGGCGAGATGGAAGATCTCCATATTGAGAGGTACACGCGGTTGGCGCTGCTCCTGCTTTTCGggtgtgtcttgttcccgaacacttcggggagtaaagtgagtatgcgctttcTCCATCATCTTCAGGAGTTGGATGGTTTACCCCAGTACAGTTGGGGTGTTGTTGTTCTCGCATACCTGTATAGGAGCATGTGCCGGGCGAGCATGGGCCCAGcggtggacatatgtggttttcttcccctcctacag gttgctgacggcCCGATGGCCTATTCTTCTGATCCTGCCAGCTGTGGAGTCGATGATGCtgcacatcctcacataaagaggcggcttgatgatgatgatccaaatagt aacgacaagacaactccataa